The following proteins are encoded in a genomic region of Candidatus Ancaeobacter aquaticus:
- a CDS encoding N-acetyltransferase: protein MIIRKAKLSEAKEIHNLIMHYAKKEMMLPRSLSELYENIRNYFVCVSKGKVVGCGALAIDWIDLAEIKSLAVHDGYIGKGIGLLLINACAKEAQELGINRVFVLTSIPLFFKKFGFTETSKEDLPKKIWGECAKCPKFPECDEIALQYEITKKRSKKPLLSSKKRTG, encoded by the coding sequence ATGATTATACGAAAAGCAAAATTAAGTGAAGCTAAAGAGATACATAATCTTATTATGCATTATGCAAAAAAAGAAATGATGCTTCCGCGATCCCTGTCAGAATTATATGAAAATATTAGAAATTATTTCGTGTGTGTTTCTAAGGGTAAAGTGGTCGGGTGTGGCGCGCTTGCTATTGATTGGATTGATCTTGCGGAAATTAAGTCTCTTGCCGTACATGACGGATACATTGGTAAGGGTATTGGTTTGTTACTCATTAATGCGTGCGCTAAAGAAGCGCAGGAACTTGGCATTAACCGTGTTTTTGTTTTAACCAGCATTCCTCTTTTCTTTAAGAAATTCGGTTTTACGGAAACGTCTAAAGAAGATCTTCCTAAAAAGATCTGGGGGGAATGCGCTAAATGTCCGAAATTTCCCGAATGCGATGAAATCGCTTTGCAATACGAGATAACAAAAAAACGATCTAAAAAACCTCTATTATCCTCAAAAAAACGTACCGGTTGA